A stretch of the Lolium perenne isolate Kyuss_39 chromosome 3, Kyuss_2.0, whole genome shotgun sequence genome encodes the following:
- the LOC127342088 gene encoding uncharacterized protein: protein MLPASHPLLYACTFRDSSLVAELAHDPEAAGGAGTDDLPALAAALAASAPPHHQYVTHSAAGRAHALLLAPPLALAAVSRAPQLPASHLLLFLRRLRCLPEFRMRDEMERLALRLPFPDEGALAREAADVAAAEAQAEEATRREADLARGTPKRDRGARGGAGRAWRRHLWLIILADLVILGILFAAWLAVCRGFSCIGR from the coding sequence ATGCTCCCGGCCTCGCATCCGCTGCTGTACGCGTGCACCTTCCGCGACAGCTCCCTCGTCGCCGAGCTCGCCCACGACCCGGAAGCAGCCGGGGGCGCCGGCACCGACGACCTGCCGGCGCTCGCCGCCGCGCTCGCTGCCTCCGCGCCTCCGCACCACCAGTACGTCACCCACTCCGCCGCGGGGCGCGCGCACGCGCTCCTCCTCGCCCCGCCGCTCGCGCTCGCCGCGGTCTCGCGCGCCCCGCAGCTCCCGGCGTCCCACCTCCTGctcttcctccgccgcctgcgatgCCTCCCCGAGTTCAGGATGCGGGACGAGATGGAGCGCCTCGCCCTCCGCCTCCCGTTCCCCGACGAGGGGGCGCTCGCGCGCGAGGCCGCCGATGTCGCCGCCGCTGAGGCCCAGGCGGAGGAGGCCACGCGGAGGGAGGCCGACCTCGCGCGGGGGACGCCCAAGAGGGACCGTGGAGCTCGCGGCGGCGCGGGGAGGGCGTGGAGGCGCCACCTCTGGCTCATCATCCTCGCGGATCTCGTCATCCTCGGTATACTCTTCGCGGCCTGGCTCGCAGTGTGCAGGGGTTTCAGCTGCATTGGCCGgtaa